In Zhaonella formicivorans, one DNA window encodes the following:
- the secG gene encoding preprotein translocase subunit SecG yields MKGLKTFLTILQVISALGVISSVLLQSGKSAGLSGAIAGGAEQLFGKKKGLDELLNRVSAIMAIAFLLLSLLLSIIK; encoded by the coding sequence GTGAAGGGGTTGAAAACGTTTCTGACAATTCTCCAGGTTATATCCGCTCTGGGCGTAATAAGTTCCGTACTGCTGCAGTCCGGTAAAAGCGCGGGCCTTTCCGGGGCTATCGCCGGTGGGGCAGAACAGCTTTTTGGCAAGAAAAAAGGTTTGGATGAACTCTTAAATAGGGTTTCAGCTATTATGGCTATAGCTTTTCTACTGCTTTCGCTGCTCTTATCTATAATCAAATAA
- the eno gene encoding phosphopyruvate hydratase, which produces MPTITDIFAREILDSRGNPTVEVEVFLEDGSVGRAAVPSGASTGAYEAVELRDNDESRYLGKGVMDAVNNVNVQIAPELVGMEALDQVGVDQMLLEIDGTPNKSKLGANAILGVSLAVAKAGAESLSLPLYRYIGGVNAKELPVPMMNILNGGKHADNNVDIQEFMIMPVGAETFAEGLRMGVEVFHNLKAVLKGKGLNTAVGDEGGFAPNLSSNEEALGVIMEAIQRAGYEPGKDVLLALDVAATELYRNGKYIFAGENVERTSREMIEYYTSLISRYPIISIEDGLSEDDWDGWKELTAQLGQKVQLVGDDLFVTNTEKLSQGIANNTANAILIKVNQIGTLTETLDAIEMAKRAGYTTIVSHRSGETEDTTIADIAVATNAGQIKTGAPSRTDRVAKYNQLLRIEEELDYLARYRGAQTFYNLKR; this is translated from the coding sequence ATGCCAACAATCACAGATATTTTTGCCAGGGAAATACTGGATTCCAGGGGGAATCCCACAGTAGAGGTGGAAGTGTTTTTGGAAGACGGTTCCGTAGGCAGGGCTGCAGTCCCTTCCGGTGCCTCTACGGGAGCTTATGAAGCCGTAGAATTGAGGGACAACGATGAAAGCAGGTATTTGGGAAAAGGCGTAATGGACGCGGTCAATAACGTCAATGTGCAGATTGCACCGGAGCTGGTGGGGATGGAGGCTCTGGACCAGGTAGGAGTTGACCAGATGCTCCTGGAAATAGACGGCACTCCCAACAAATCCAAGCTGGGCGCCAATGCCATTTTAGGGGTGTCTTTGGCTGTGGCCAAAGCAGGCGCGGAATCGCTGAGTTTGCCTCTTTACCGTTATATCGGGGGCGTCAACGCCAAAGAGCTGCCCGTCCCCATGATGAACATTTTAAACGGCGGCAAGCACGCCGATAACAACGTCGATATCCAGGAGTTCATGATCATGCCTGTGGGCGCTGAAACTTTTGCTGAAGGACTGCGCATGGGCGTGGAAGTGTTTCACAACCTGAAAGCAGTTTTAAAAGGAAAAGGTTTAAATACCGCTGTTGGCGACGAAGGTGGCTTTGCGCCCAACCTGAGCTCCAATGAAGAGGCCCTGGGCGTAATTATGGAAGCTATTCAAAGGGCAGGGTATGAGCCGGGTAAAGATGTGCTTCTGGCTCTGGATGTGGCAGCTACGGAACTATACAGAAATGGCAAATACATTTTTGCGGGAGAGAATGTGGAACGCACCTCCCGGGAGATGATTGAATACTATACAAGTTTAATTTCCCGTTACCCCATCATTTCCATTGAAGACGGTCTTTCAGAAGATGATTGGGATGGATGGAAGGAACTAACTGCTCAGTTAGGTCAGAAGGTGCAGTTGGTTGGCGATGACCTGTTTGTGACTAATACCGAAAAGCTAAGTCAAGGGATTGCCAACAACACGGCCAACGCTATTTTAATTAAAGTTAACCAGATTGGAACCCTGACTGAAACTCTGGATGCAATCGAAATGGCTAAACGGGCCGGTTACACCACCATCGTTTCTCACCGTTCCGGTGAAACGGAGGATACCACAATTGCCGACATTGCAGTAGCTACCAATGCAGGACAGATTAAGACAGGGGCCCCTTCCCGTACTGACCGGGTCGCTAAATACAACCAGCTCTTAAGAATTGAAGAAGAACTGGATTACCTGGCCCGCTACCGCGGAGCACAGACGTTCTACAATTTAAAACGCTAG
- a CDS encoding PaaI family thioesterase produces the protein MEFRGNGMCFGCGESNPIGLKLRFVSEGDLFYSKYTPKPEFQSYAGVVHGGIVSTLLDEVMANHLLSRGLIVVTAELSVRFIKPVPVNAELKVVSKVKESKGRLSQMEGWIEDGSGQVLVRGTAKMMHVGGKE, from the coding sequence ATGGAGTTTCGAGGTAATGGCATGTGTTTTGGCTGTGGTGAAAGTAATCCCATTGGCTTGAAACTGCGGTTTGTTAGTGAAGGTGACCTGTTCTATTCCAAATATACACCCAAGCCCGAGTTTCAAAGCTATGCCGGAGTGGTGCACGGCGGTATTGTCAGTACCTTATTGGATGAGGTCATGGCCAACCACCTCCTCAGCCGGGGACTTATTGTAGTGACGGCAGAATTGTCCGTCCGTTTTATTAAGCCTGTCCCGGTAAATGCGGAGTTAAAAGTGGTGAGCAAAGTTAAGGAGTCAAAAGGTCGTCTTTCCCAGATGGAAGGGTGGATTGAGGACGGCTCCGGCCAGGTGCTGGTCCGGGGCACAGCAAAA
- the tpiA gene encoding triose-phosphate isomerase produces the protein MRRPFIAGNWKMYKTPAEAKTLISQLLPLLKKADIDVAVCPPFTSLETVLKLTADTVLRVGAQDVFWEEEGAYTGEISPVMLFDMGCTYCIVGHSERRQYFGETDTSVNKKVKALLKQKLIPIVCVGETLAQREEGITKEVCRLQIEQGLAGLKPEEAARLVIAYEPVWAIGTGKTASAGDAQEVIGYIREVLAARFGKESAGQIRILYGGSVKPDNIQELMAEPDIDGALVGGASLKAKDFAEIVNYKNS, from the coding sequence ATGAGGAGGCCCTTCATTGCCGGGAACTGGAAGATGTATAAGACTCCGGCAGAGGCCAAGACTTTGATTAGCCAACTACTGCCGTTACTCAAAAAGGCAGATATCGATGTGGCCGTATGCCCGCCCTTTACTTCCCTGGAGACTGTGCTGAAGCTGACCGCAGATACAGTGCTCCGGGTGGGCGCCCAGGATGTTTTCTGGGAAGAGGAAGGAGCTTATACAGGGGAAATTTCTCCTGTTATGCTCTTTGATATGGGCTGTACATACTGCATTGTAGGCCACTCTGAACGCCGGCAGTATTTTGGCGAAACCGATACATCTGTAAATAAAAAAGTTAAAGCGCTTTTGAAACAAAAGCTAATTCCCATTGTGTGCGTAGGGGAAACTTTAGCCCAGCGGGAAGAAGGCATAACCAAAGAAGTCTGCCGCCTCCAAATTGAGCAGGGGTTAGCGGGGCTCAAGCCGGAGGAAGCGGCCCGGTTGGTTATTGCCTATGAACCTGTTTGGGCTATTGGCACCGGCAAAACCGCTTCTGCCGGCGATGCTCAGGAGGTTATCGGTTATATCAGAGAAGTTCTGGCTGCCCGGTTTGGCAAGGAATCTGCCGGGCAAATCCGCATTCTATACGGAGGAAGTGTTAAGCCTGATAATATTCAGGAGCTTATGGCAGAGCCGGATATTGACGGAGCTTTGGTGGGCGGTGCCAGCCTAAAAGCCAAGGATTTTGCGGAAATAGTCAACTATAAAAACAGTTGA
- the gpmI gene encoding 2,3-bisphosphoglycerate-independent phosphoglycerate mutase codes for MGHKPVVLVILDGWGLSDNTEGNALAMAKLPCYLQLKQEYPFTTLAASGEAVGLPPGQMGNSEVGHLNIGAGRVVYQELTRINRAIKQGEFYENAALVDAMQHAKEKGKAVHFMGLLSDGGVHSHIDHLMAMLDMTEKLKVDKVFVHAFLDGRDVAPASAKEYIVQLERKFNELGYGAIATVMGRYYAMDRDRRWERTAQSYKAMVQGEGRKATLALAAVEQAYGERVTDEFVPPTVIVDEKGSPKGLVSPGDTLIFFNFRADRARQLTRAFIEDDFQGFVRPEGLLPVKFVSMTQYDLTFDTPVAFPPQNLENTLGEVLSKNNIRQIRIAETEKYAHVTFFFNGGVEEPYPGEDRVLVPSPKVATYNLKPEMSAWEVTREVREKMSSGMYQVGIVNYANPDMVGHTGIMDATVKACETVDSCLEQVINTILPMGGVVLVTADHGNAEEMIDPETEEPHTAHTSNSVPFILVCDCFKNAKLRAGSLQDIAPTVLDILGIAKPPEMTGESLLIKS; via the coding sequence TTGGGGCATAAGCCTGTGGTACTGGTGATTTTAGACGGGTGGGGTTTAAGTGACAATACTGAAGGCAACGCCTTAGCAATGGCTAAGTTACCCTGTTACCTGCAGTTGAAACAAGAGTACCCTTTTACCACTTTAGCTGCCTCGGGGGAAGCGGTTGGTTTGCCTCCCGGGCAAATGGGCAATTCGGAAGTAGGACATTTAAATATAGGAGCCGGACGGGTGGTGTACCAGGAGTTGACCCGGATCAACCGCGCTATTAAACAGGGTGAGTTTTACGAAAATGCAGCGCTGGTTGACGCTATGCAGCATGCCAAAGAAAAGGGAAAGGCTGTCCACTTCATGGGACTTTTATCTGATGGCGGGGTACACAGCCATATAGACCATCTCATGGCCATGCTGGACATGACCGAGAAGCTCAAGGTGGACAAAGTGTTTGTTCATGCATTTTTAGACGGGAGAGATGTTGCCCCGGCCAGCGCCAAAGAATATATTGTGCAGTTGGAACGGAAATTCAATGAATTGGGCTATGGCGCCATTGCCACTGTAATGGGCAGGTATTATGCCATGGACCGTGACCGGCGGTGGGAAAGAACTGCCCAGAGTTACAAAGCCATGGTGCAGGGAGAAGGCAGGAAAGCTACCCTGGCGTTGGCAGCTGTTGAACAGGCCTACGGGGAAAGGGTTACTGATGAATTTGTGCCTCCTACGGTTATTGTGGATGAAAAGGGGAGCCCTAAGGGGCTGGTTTCCCCGGGCGATACTTTAATCTTTTTTAACTTCCGGGCTGACCGGGCCAGGCAATTGACCCGGGCTTTTATCGAAGATGATTTCCAAGGATTTGTCAGGCCTGAAGGGTTGTTGCCGGTCAAATTTGTATCCATGACCCAGTATGACTTGACCTTTGATACTCCGGTTGCTTTCCCACCCCAGAACCTTGAAAACACCTTGGGCGAAGTGCTAAGCAAAAATAACATCAGGCAGATTCGGATTGCGGAAACTGAAAAATACGCCCATGTGACCTTCTTCTTTAACGGCGGCGTGGAAGAACCCTATCCCGGTGAAGACCGGGTGCTGGTACCTTCCCCAAAGGTAGCGACATACAATTTAAAACCGGAAATGAGCGCCTGGGAAGTGACTCGCGAGGTAAGAGAGAAAATGTCTTCCGGAATGTACCAGGTTGGCATTGTGAATTATGCCAACCCTGACATGGTGGGACATACGGGCATAATGGATGCTACTGTCAAAGCCTGTGAAACGGTTGACAGCTGTTTGGAGCAGGTAATAAATACAATCCTGCCCATGGGCGGTGTTGTGCTGGTTACTGCTGACCACGGCAATGCCGAAGAAATGATTGACCCGGAAACCGAGGAACCCCACACGGCTCATACCAGCAACAGCGTACCGTTTATACTGGTTTGCGATTGTTTCAAAAATGCCAAGTTGCGCGCAGGATCGCTTCAGGACATAGCTCCCACGGTTCTGGACATTTTGGGCATCGCAAAGCCGCCGGAGATGACAGGGGAAAGCTTACTCATAAAAAGCTAG